The Polyangium mundeleinium genome contains the following window.
GCCCGTGACCGAGAGATCAAGCGTCGGGAGCACGACGGGCTCGGGCTTGTGCGCGTCCCAGAAGGCTTGCGCCTCTTCGAGCGTGACCTCGCGGACGCTCCACGTGGAGGAGCCCACCGTGAGCTCGACCAATTTGCCTTCGAGGGCCCGCAGCGCGGGATTCGTCATCGCATGACGTAGCCCCATGTTCGGCGTGCCTCGATTCTGCGAGAGCACATTGACGTGAGAGAGCGGCGTCTGGAATTCTTCCGTCACGAGGCCCTGGATGACCGAGATGTCGTTCGGCGCCTCGTCGAGGACCACGATGTCCTCGTGGGAGACGTATTCGTCCTCGAGATCCGCGGCCTTCAGGAAGCGGAGCCGCCCCATGGCCGAGCCGAGCGAGAGGGGCTGGTAATCGATGGCCGCATAAAGCTCGTCCGTGGTCTTCACGGGGACGTCGGCGCCGAGCTTGTCGGCCTCCACGGTCACCGCGTCCGACGTCGGGTGGAAGAACAGGCTCCCGCCGAAATAGGCCGACGCCGCGACCTTCTTGTAGAGCGTCGTGATCATGGCCGCCGACGCCGTGTCGTACGGGGCGATTTCGAGCGCCCATACCTTCGGGCCTTCGTAGTAGGTCACGGCACCGAGCAGGAAGCGGCGGTCGGGCGTGTAGTACTCGGTCGCGTTGAAGCTCGACAGCTCGGGCACGAGCGGGAGGTCATTGCCCGAGAGGTGCTTCGAGGCGAACTCGTAATGGATCTTGTAGAGGACGCTGTTCTGGAAGTAGAGCGCATTGCCGTCCGCCTGGTCCAGGACGACCTTGACCGAGCGCGCGCCCGGCAGATCGGCGCGCAGGGGCTCCGAGGCGAGGGCCTGAAAATCCCCGTTGCAGCCGATCGTCTGCAAGAAGTCCGGGGATTCGCTGCCGCTCGGGAGCTGGCATTCGAACACGGGGCCCGCGGGCGCCGCCGTGTCGCTGCATGCCATCGGCATCGCGGCGACGGACAAAACGAGACCCAGCGCCGTGACGGCGCGTTTGTGCAAGGACATGTTTTCCTCCAAAGAAAGCCGAAGTCGAGCCTGCAGCGTTCAGGGGACCAGCGAGAAGCAATAGAAGCCGCCGTACCCGCCGCCGGAGCCGACGGTGACCGAGCCCGGCTGGGGTCCGCCCATTTCGATGAGGTTCACACCCGGCGCGCAGCCAGATTCATTGAGCGAGGACATCCAGTTCGCGGCGCTTCCATCGCCGCCGCCCGGTCCGCCGCCGCCGCCGCCGCCGAACCGCGGCCACGAATGCCCCACGCGCGGCCGGCCTTCGCTCGCCAGATCCCCGAGGTTGCTCGTCCAGTCCTTGCACGTCGCGGTCGCGCTGAAGAGCGCGCCCTCGTCGTTCGTCCCGGTGAGCATGTCGTGGTTGTCGACCTGCGGCTGGTTCGGATCCGGCTGGTGGTTCGGGACGCCGTCCTCGTTCGGGAAATCATTGATGATGGCCGCGTCGGCCCCCGCGGGGCGCTCCTTCAGGAGATCGGTCTTGTTCGCCGCGAGCAATCGCCCGAGCCGGTCGTACCAGGGGCCTTCCCCGATACGATCCCGCGCGTTGACCTGCTGGCCGTCCTCGCCGGCCGTGGCGCTCAAAAAGGCGCGCCACGGCTTTTGCCCCGCGCCCGGCATGCTCGTTTCGGCGATCGTCGCGCAGATCTTGTCCGCGCCGCGCAGCCCCGCGCCCGCGCCCGTCTCGCCGAAGCGGAGGTCGCCGCCAAACCCCTCCGGGTTGCCCGAGAGCTCCTGCAACGCACGGAGGCTCGTCACGAAAAAGCTGAACTTTTCCGTCGTGCCGCCGCCTGCGCCCGCGTCGCCGCCGCTCCCGCCATTGCCGCCCCCATTGCCGCCCGAGCCTTCGCCGCCCGTACCGCCCGTGCCGGCCGAGCCGCCGCTTCCCCCCGACGCGGAGGACGAGCTGCTCCCGGAGCCGCCGTTCCCGAGCCCGAGATCCCCATTGCTGCTGCCGCAACCCATGACAAACGAGAGCACCACGCCGCCCAAGAGGGGCAGCGCAAATCGGTGTGCGTTCATGACAAGCTCCTTTCTAGAGCCCGCTGGATTCGTCCCAGCTCCTTCCTCGGATGCGCGGCATCCAGAGGGAATTCATTTCATTTGCAGGTGAGATCCGCCTGGCAGACCTGACCGTTCGGGCAATCGACGTCGCTGAAGCAGGACGTGAGCCCCGGGATCTGCACAGCCTCTTCGAGCGACGAGGAGACGACGAGGTCGATGCGCCCCTCCTTGATGGTCGCCCCGCCCGTCGTTTTTCGAACGACGACAATCGAAGGGAACCCCGCGACGCCGAGATCGAGGAGTTTTCCCACGAGCGCCGCAGAAATCTCCAGAGAACCCGTGTCGTCCGCGTCGCACTCGATCATGCCCTTCGTGCCGCCGTGGTGGCTGATGTCGAGTTTTACGTAGATACGAGAGCTACCGGCCTTCGCGGGCGGGGTCCAGGTGAGCGCGATGGGTTTGCCGGATTCGAGCGTGAGCGTCTCGCCGGCGAGCACGAGCGGGGCGATGCCGGTGCCTTCGAGCGTGAAGGAGCTGTAGTAATCGCCGCTCGCCTGGAACGTGAGCGCCTCCCCCTCGGCAAACGCAGGGAAGGGGAGCTTGACGCTCGCAGGAGGCTGATAAGCATTCACCACGGGATCCATGCTGAAGCCATCGTCGCCGGATTCGGTGTGCAGGCCCTTGACCGTGATTTTCCCCGCGCTGTGCGCGATCGGGTACGCCTGGCAGGTGTCGTCCTCCACGCAGGCAGCGCTTCCTCCACAAGGCGTGCTGCAAAAAGGAACCCGCGGCGTGGAGAGCTTGCAAGCGCCCTCCTTGGCAGCCTCCTCCCATATCACCTGCGAAGGCGTGGGCCCGTCATACACCTTGCCAAGCACCGCCGTGCTCCCCGGCGTCGCCGGCGTATTGTCGGTCGCGGGGACGGGCGGGACGAGGCGCACCTGGAAGGCGCCGATAAGGATGGAGGAGTCACCAGGCTCCGCATCCGGCGGCGCGCCGCCTCCACCGCCCTGGCCGCCGCTCCCATCCGGGGTTTCGCCGGAGGTCGAGCAGGCGACGAGAGGCAAACAAATCAGCCCAGCGAGGGTGCGAGCGGCCCGCCGCATTGAAGTTTTTTTCCGCGGATCTCGTCGTAAGCCAGGCCAAAGCATCGTCATGTGACGACCCTGCGCCAACCTGGTAAAGGTGTTGTTGTGTTCCCGTTAGCGATTGTTAACGCGTCGCGTGGTAACAGCAGTGCCCAGCATTGGTTCCCATTGAAGTCGTTGCGCCGGGGCGCCGCCCCGGACCCCGCGGGGGGCTGTCCGCCCCCTCGACCCCGGACCAGGGCACGGCCCTGGACCGAGGGTTGAAAAACTGCGCTCCGCGCAGTTTTTCAAACAGGCCCACGAAGACCCCGGGTTGCCAGCCGAACCCGCAGCGCGGCTGTCTCGGCGGGCAACGTCGTTGCTGGTCTTGACCCGGGCCTGTTCGAGGAACTGCGCATCGCGCAGTTCCTCGAGCTTGGGTCCAGCCCCTGGCGGAACAGCAGGCTACGACGGGCTGAGTGACCTCCACGCCCGCGAGCATGCGCGCCGCGGAGGCGTCCCGCCACGACGGGGTTCATGCAGGGGATACCGTCTCGCGAGTCCCGGGTCGGGCGTGGCGCCGATGCGGGTCGCGCCTTGCCGCGACGGTCCCCGTCACGCGTACTTTTTGCCGCGCCTTCTACCTATCTTTAGAAATTCGATTAGCACCTTGAGCTTGGGGGCGAGGTTCAGCCGGCTCGGGTAGTAGAGGAAATAGCCCGGGATGTGCGGGCAATACCCATCGAGCACCCGCACGAGTCGCTTCTCGGACACGAGCCCGCTCACCATGTCTTCGAAGACGTAGGCGAGTCCGACGCCCTCGACGGCGGCGTCTACCAATACCGATCCGTCGTTGGTCACGACGCGGCCGTCGACGACCAGCTCGAACTCCTTGTCGCCCTCGACGAACTTCCACCGGGCGACTGCGCCCGTCGACATGCGCAGACCAATGCACTCGTGCCCGTGAAGCTCGCGCGGATGCGTGGGCTTGCCTCGGCGCGCGAAGTAGTCCGGTGAGCCGACGACCACGAGGCGCTGGTCCGGGCTAACGCGAACAGCGATCATCTCGCGATCGAGGCTGTGGCCGAGGCGAATCCCCGCGTCGAAGCCTTCGACTACGATGTTCGACAGCGCCTCCTGGAGACAGATGTCGATTCGGATGTCGGGGTACGCGGCGAGAAAGGCCGCGAGCTTCGGCTTGATGACGTCGTTGTAGCCGGTTCGGAGCATCGTCAGGCGCAACAGACCCGATGGGCGTCCGTTCATGGCCATGAGCGACTCGAACGCGGCGTCGATGCCGTCGAATGCAGGCCTGAGCTGCCCGATGAAGTGCTCACCGGCCTCGGTCAAACCGACGTTGCGTGTGGTTCGTTGAACCAGGCGCACACCGACGCGCTCTTCGAGGGCGCGAACGATCTGACTAACGGCAGATGGCGTCACCCCCAGCTCGGCGGCCGCCGCCCGGAAGCTCCGCTTTTCGGCCACGCAGAGGAGGGCCCGAAGCCCGGATAGGTCGTCACGCATTGTTTAGCCTGGCTAACTATAGCATGCACGATTCCGCGCGTTCTCTTTTTTGTTTGGCGAGCTAGTGTCTCTGAAGCGAACAACGCAGAGGAGAACACTCATGACGCCCGCACTCCCCAAACCCATAGCCGCCTATGTCGAGGCAAACGCACAACTCGATGTGGACGGCATGCTGAAGCCTTTTGCCGCCGATGCGGTCCTCTCGGACAACGGAAAACGTCACGAGGGCCACGCAGAGCTGCGAACCTTGTTTGAAGACGAGGTGATCGCCGTCAAGGCGATCTTCACGCCGGATGCCGTTCGCCACGAGGACGGTCAGGTCGTGGTCGAAGGTCTTGCCCATGGCGACTTCAAGGGCAGCCCGATCCGCTTCACCTATCGCTTCACGCTCGAAAACGACGCCATCAAAGCACTGAGGATCACGATATGAACATCAAAGCGAATCCCGCGGAGTTCGCTGGAAAACGTGTGCTCGTCAGCGGCGGCAGCAAGGGTCTGGGCCGCGCCACCGTCGACCGCTTCCTGGCCGGGGGCGCCCGGGTTATCACTGCAGCCCGCGGAACCCTGGAGCCCATCGACGGCGTCGAGTTCGTCCGCGCGGATCTGACGACGGCCGAAGGCGGCGAGACCCTGGCCAAGGCGGCGCTCGAGCGTATGGGCGGCGTCGACATCCTCGCCCACGTGATCGGTGGCTCGGCCTCGCCGGGCGGCGGCTTTCTCGCGCTGACGGACGATCACTGGCTCGCCGAACTGAACCTGAACCTCATGGCCACGGTCCGCCTTGATCGCCTCTTGGCTCCGCAGATGATGGAACGGGGTGCCGGCGCGATTGTGCATATCACCTCTATCCAATCCATCCTGCCGCTTCCCGAATCGACCACTGCCTACGCCGCCGCAAAGGCCGCGCTCAGGACCTACAGCAAGTCGATCTCCAAAGAGCTGGGGCCGAAGGGCGTGCGGGTCAACGCCGTCTCCCCCGGCTGGATCATGACCGAGTCGTCCGTCGACCTTCTGAAGCGTCTGCAGGCCGCCAATGGCGGCACGGTCGAGGAGGCGCGGCAAGTAGTCCTTGATGCTCTGGGCGGTATCCCGATCGGGCGTGCAGCCGAGCCCGAAGAGGTTGCCGATCTCATTGCCTACTTGGCCTCGGATCGCGCCGCCGCGATCCACGGCGCCGAGTTCATCATCGACGGCGGCACCGTCCGGACCGTCTGACGTGGGCGTCTGCGCCGGGACGCTGTACCGGTGGTGGCATGATAGGCTGCACGGCCTTCTGGTGAAGGACGAGTGATCCCGCTCTTGTATGTGATGATCGATGAAGCGGGCGGGAGCGGGCTCATCTGTCCGATCAACGTCTACAAGGCGTCAGACGCGTTCCGTAAGTACCTCGACCGCGCGGGGCTGACGCGCCCGGACCTGCGCCAGCGAACGAGGATGCACATCCCGTTGACCATGCACGGCTTGCGAGCGACGGGCGCGACGTGAGCGGCGCGGTCGGGACGCTACGGGGCGATCGAGCTACGCCGGATCCTTGGCCATCAGAAGCAGGAGACCACGGACGTCTACTTCGATGAGGCCCAGCTCATGGGGCGGAACGTGGGCGAGGTCTTCCCCCCGCTGCCCGCTTCCCTCCTGAATCGTTCCGGAAAGCGTGCGAGCGGGGGGTAAGGTCTCGGATTTGTTGGGGGGCGGTTCCTGGGCGGACAGCCCCCTCCTGGGGTCTGGGGCAACGCCCCAGCTCCGCGGCTTCCCCTCGACGAGGGCCTTTGCGGTCCCTCTTGCGTTTTCCGGCTCACCGGCTGTACCGTCCGCTTTCATGAGATACCTCTCCCTCGCGGCCCTCAAGGTCGCGTTCGCGGATCTGTTCGGGGAACGTCATGCGGCGCTGGTCCAGTCGGGCGCGGGCAAGACGTACGAGCCCATTCTCCTCGCGAAGAAGCAGCAGATCGACGCGCTCCCGGTCGCCCTGACGGGGGGCAAGCCGCTCGCCGAAGCGATCGCGGAGGCCGACGACATGCACGACGGTTTCGGCGCGGCGATCTGGCACCTCACGGAGGCCTATGGCCGCTGGCCCAAGGCCCCGCCGCACGTGCGGACCGCGATCGAGCGGGTGCGGGCGGCGTTCATTCCGCAGCTCGATGATCTCCAGGCGACGTACGTGAAGGAGGTCCACGCCGCGATCGAGAACCGGAAGCGGCTCGAGTCCCTGAAGGCAGATTTGCAGCTCATTCCCGTCGCCGATGGGCGCACGCTCCTCGATTGGGTGGAAGGGTACGTGGGGGCCGCCGAGCAAATCGGCGCGCTGCTCAGCCAGCGGGCCGACGCGGACACGGGCGCGCGGCGCGACGCCGGCCGGATCCGCACGGCGACCCTGGCAGTGCTCGGCCGCTTCCGGGGCGCGCTCGGAGACGAGATCGCCGTGAACCCGGCCCTGCCGAGGGACCTGGACGCGCAGGTCTTTGGCTTCATCGACCAGCTCGGCCAGATGCGCGCGGACGCGCTCGCGAGCAAACACGCCTCCACGGCCGAGCCCGCTCCGGAAGGCATGCCCTGACGATCCCCGCCGGGTCCGAGCGATCGCACAGCGGAGAGATGACGATGACCTCCGGGGCCGATCGATCGGACATCGGGGAGCATGGCGACCACCCCCGCGTGCGATCGATCGGGCGTCGGGGTGGTCGCCGTCATGGCGCATGTACGATCGCTCGCACGTCGGGAGGGATGAGATCACACCGGCGTGCGAGCGGTGGGACGCGGGGAGGATGGCGTTCAGGACCGATGCCCGATCGAGCGTGCTTCGGAGGGAAGGTCATCCTGTGGGTGTGCGAGCGCTCGGGAGGCGGGGTGATCCGGACGTGGTTTTTGGCTTGGTCGTCGCGCCGGGGCGCTGCCCCGGACCCCGCGGGGGCTATCCGCCCAAAGGCCCGGACCAGGCACGGCCTGGACCGAAGGTGGAAGAACTGCGCGATGCGCAGTTCTTCCAACGGGCCCGTGGCAAGACCATCGAGGTGGGTTCCAAGCTGGCAACGGGCACACTGCCCGTTGAGCCCGCAGCGCCGCAGTCGCTGCTGGCAGGATCGTTTGCGGTCTTGTGCTCCGCGGCCCCCATAAGGTTGACCCGAGCAGCAACACGCCCCACCGCAATGATTGATCCGCCAGCAGGCGCGTGATAGACGCCACAGCGTCAACGGGCTGACGTGTGTCTCGTCTGGCCGTGCAACCTTCTGGTGAACCTGATGAAAACGACCATCTCGACGCGGAGGAGCGGCCTCCTCGGGCCGCTGTTCCTTTTGCTCGCGTGTGCAGGGCAGCTCGGCTGTGGAGCGCTGATCGCCGCCGTGACGGACTCCAATGGCGCGGATACGGACGAGGGCAAGGCGTGGCGCGCAGACTTCGCGAAGAAGTACAATGCCACCGTCGAGGCGTCGAAGAAGGACTTCGACTCGATGGAGGCGTACTTCAATGCCCTCGTCGAGGCGCAGGCCTGCTCCGATGCCAGCCACGGGA
Protein-coding sequences here:
- a CDS encoding PEP/pyruvate-binding domain-containing protein, with product MSLHKRAVTALGLVLSVAAMPMACSDTAAPAGPVFECQLPSGSESPDFLQTIGCNGDFQALASEPLRADLPGARSVKVVLDQADGNALYFQNSVLYKIHYEFASKHLSGNDLPLVPELSSFNATEYYTPDRRFLLGAVTYYEGPKVWALEIAPYDTASAAMITTLYKKVAASAYFGGSLFFHPTSDAVTVEADKLGADVPVKTTDELYAAIDYQPLSLGSAMGRLRFLKAADLEDEYVSHEDIVVLDEAPNDISVIQGLVTEEFQTPLSHVNVLSQNRGTPNMGLRHAMTNPALRALEGKLVELTVGSSTWSVREVTLEEAQAFWDAHKPEPVVLPTLDLSVTGLWDLEDVTPEPAAGGSLRDAIKKSVLAFGGKAAHYSILTRTENVPIQKAFAIPVHYYDQFMQQNGFYDQIDALLADSTFQADAAVRDQKLKDLRKAMEAAPVDAAFQTLLKDKIAADYGTHKMRFRTSTNSEDLEGFPCAGCYESHTGDPTDWADVLDAIRETYASAWLFRTFEERSYYGIDHKSIGMALLVHHNFPDEEANGVAVTANPFDEAGVDPAFYVNVQYGGDVEVVAPPPGVTSDQFLYYFTQPNQPITYLTHSSLLAEGERVLTTAQIHSLGVALDAIHARFSPAYGPAAGNKGWYAMDIEFKFDDEAAPGQTPTLYIKQARPYPGRGSE
- a CDS encoding LysR family transcriptional regulator encodes the protein MRDDLSGLRALLCVAEKRSFRAAAAELGVTPSAVSQIVRALEERVGVRLVQRTTRNVGLTEAGEHFIGQLRPAFDGIDAAFESLMAMNGRPSGLLRLTMLRTGYNDVIKPKLAAFLAAYPDIRIDICLQEALSNIVVEGFDAGIRLGHSLDREMIAVRVSPDQRLVVVGSPDYFARRGKPTHPRELHGHECIGLRMSTGAVARWKFVEGDKEFELVVDGRVVTNDGSVLVDAAVEGVGLAYVFEDMVSGLVSEKRLVRVLDGYCPHIPGYFLYYPSRLNLAPKLKVLIEFLKIGRRRGKKYA
- a CDS encoding nuclear transport factor 2 family protein, encoding MTPALPKPIAAYVEANAQLDVDGMLKPFAADAVLSDNGKRHEGHAELRTLFEDEVIAVKAIFTPDAVRHEDGQVVVEGLAHGDFKGSPIRFTYRFTLENDAIKALRITI
- a CDS encoding SDR family oxidoreductase, which gives rise to MNIKANPAEFAGKRVLVSGGSKGLGRATVDRFLAGGARVITAARGTLEPIDGVEFVRADLTTAEGGETLAKAALERMGGVDILAHVIGGSASPGGGFLALTDDHWLAELNLNLMATVRLDRLLAPQMMERGAGAIVHITSIQSILPLPESTTAYAAAKAALRTYSKSISKELGPKGVRVNAVSPGWIMTESSVDLLKRLQAANGGTVEEARQVVLDALGGIPIGRAAEPEEVADLIAYLASDRAAAIHGAEFIIDGGTVRTV